In one window of Pirellulales bacterium DNA:
- the holA gene encoding DNA polymerase III subunit delta: MPAVHALDYLAEKTHPPAPALCVLFGDEPFLKGLLLAELRKTVLGDGEAEFALTRFDGRSADWRTVSDELLTVGLFGGGRRLVVVDDADDFVSEHRGHLEDYAARPSRTGTLVLVVPSWPGNTRLAKHTAASGLAVECKSPPQARLVKWLATLARDRHAAKLEREAAESLVEIIGPELGLIDQELAKLAAAANGQPIAADLVQQLVGGWRAKTAWDMLDAAVEGRTRQALVELDRLLLAGENPIAIMGQIAATLRRFAAATRTIEQTEASGGRPNLRQALELAGFKSFVIQKSEAQLRRMGRQRTGQLYRWLLEADLALKGTSSAPARARTVLEQLVVRLGAGA; encoded by the coding sequence ATGCCCGCCGTTCACGCTCTCGACTACCTGGCCGAAAAAACGCATCCGCCGGCGCCCGCGCTGTGCGTCTTGTTCGGCGATGAACCGTTCTTGAAGGGGCTGCTGCTGGCCGAGTTGCGCAAGACCGTGCTCGGCGACGGCGAAGCCGAGTTCGCGCTCACGCGCTTCGACGGCCGCAGCGCCGATTGGCGGACGGTCTCGGACGAGCTGCTCACCGTCGGACTGTTTGGCGGCGGCCGCAGGCTGGTGGTCGTCGACGATGCCGACGATTTCGTTTCGGAACACCGCGGCCACTTGGAAGACTACGCTGCCCGGCCCAGCCGCACCGGCACGCTCGTGCTGGTGGTGCCGTCGTGGCCGGGCAATACGCGGCTGGCGAAACACACGGCGGCCAGCGGCTTGGCGGTGGAGTGCAAGTCGCCGCCCCAAGCCCGGCTGGTCAAGTGGCTCGCCACGCTGGCCCGCGACCGGCACGCGGCGAAACTCGAACGCGAGGCCGCCGAGTCGCTGGTCGAGATCATCGGCCCCGAACTGGGCCTGATCGACCAGGAGCTGGCCAAGCTGGCCGCCGCCGCCAACGGCCAGCCGATCGCCGCCGATCTGGTGCAGCAGCTTGTGGGCGGCTGGCGCGCCAAGACGGCCTGGGACATGCTCGATGCCGCCGTCGAAGGCCGCACCCGCCAGGCGCTGGTCGAGCTTGACCGCCTGCTGCTGGCCGGCGAAAACCCGATTGCCATCATGGGCCAGATTGCCGCGACCTTGCGTCGTTTCGCCGCCGCCACCCGCACCATCGAACAGACCGAAGCTTCCGGCGGGCGGCCGAACCTGCGGCAGGCACTGGAGCTGGCGGGCTTCAAATCGTTCGTGATCCAGAAAAGCGAGGCCCAGCTTCGCCGCATGGGCCGCCAACGCACGGGCCAGCTTTATCGCTGGCTGCTGGAAGCCGACCTGGCGCTCAAAGGCACCAGCTCCGCGCCCGCCCGTGCCCGTACCGTGCTGGAGCAGCTCGTCGTCCGCCTCGGAGCGGGCGCGTAG
- a CDS encoding class I SAM-dependent methyltransferase, whose translation MSDATPQFAVSVRDQNRRAWDALVRKKQCFTTPAPDDDLRDPLGTADALGWLGGSVAGKRLLCLASGGGRQSALYASAGAEVTVVDLSPEMLALDRQVAAERGLNIRVIEASMDDLNALADASFEIVLQPVSTCYLPDVRAVYREVARVTAPGGLYLSQHKQPTSLQAAVGPSANGYEVIEPYYRCGPLPPVVGSRHREEGTVEFLHRWEDLIGGLCRCGFVIEDLVEPLLAKPDAAVGTFAHRCGYLPPYVRIKARRLGVQSSEPRIWLPG comes from the coding sequence ATGTCTGACGCAACTCCGCAATTCGCCGTCTCCGTTCGCGATCAAAACCGCCGCGCGTGGGATGCGCTGGTCCGCAAGAAGCAATGTTTCACGACCCCGGCGCCCGACGACGACCTGCGTGATCCGCTGGGCACCGCCGACGCGCTGGGCTGGCTGGGCGGCAGCGTTGCGGGCAAACGGCTCTTGTGCCTGGCCAGCGGCGGTGGACGCCAAAGCGCACTCTATGCCAGCGCAGGGGCCGAGGTGACGGTGGTCGACCTCAGCCCCGAGATGTTGGCTCTCGACCGTCAGGTGGCCGCCGAGCGCGGGCTGAACATCCGGGTGATTGAAGCGTCGATGGACGATCTCAACGCGCTGGCCGACGCGAGCTTCGAGATTGTGTTGCAGCCGGTAAGCACCTGCTATTTGCCCGACGTGCGGGCCGTGTATCGCGAGGTGGCCCGTGTGACGGCTCCCGGCGGGCTGTATCTCAGCCAACACAAGCAGCCAACGAGCTTGCAAGCCGCCGTCGGGCCTTCGGCGAACGGCTATGAAGTGATCGAACCGTATTATCGGTGCGGTCCCTTGCCGCCGGTCGTCGGCAGCCGGCACCGCGAAGAAGGGACGGTCGAATTTCTTCACCGCTGGGAGGATTTGATCGGCGGCCTCTGTCGCTGCGGCTTTGTGATCGAAGACCTGGTCGAGCCGTTGCTGGCGAAGCCCGACGCCGCCGTCGGCACCTTCGCTCACCGTTGCGGCTACCTTCCGCCTTACGTGCGCATCAAGGCCCGCCGCCTGGGCGTGCAAAGCAGTGAGCCGCGGATTTGGCTGCCGGGATAA